The window GGCATTGCATGGCGCGCAAATCCGGCTCGCGGACATTTTCTCGCTCAAAATCATGAAGTCGGGCGGCATCAGGCGGGCGCTGGAAGTGGCTGCGATCGCGCGTGCCGCCGGGATAGAGGTTTATGGGGGATGCATGTTTGAAACGGGTCTCGCCCATACGGCCGGCGCCCATCTCATGGCCGCGGTCCCGGACCTGACCCTTGGATGTGAATTCTACATGGCCACCTACTATGCGCAGGAGGACATCTTAACGGATCCCTTCCCGGCCGAAAAGGGCCGGGTCCATGTTCCGGAAGGGCCGGGGCTGGGTGTTGAGGTCAGCCCGGATGCGCTCGGGAAATTCGCCGTTGCCGATGTGCTCGCCTGAGACGGGCCGGGATGGTGGTCATTCGGAACATGCACCGTATGTTTTGATAAGTATTTCGAAGGACGGATTATGAAGGACGGGTTATGAAATCTGACAACACACCTGACAACACACCTGACAACACACTGGGGATGAAGGGCGGACAGGTCATCCTGAAGATGCTGGAACTCCACGGGGTCAAGCATGTCTTCGGGCTGCCCGGGGAGACCACGATCGGCTGGTATGACCGCTGGAAGGAACATTCCGATATCGAATATGTGCTCACCCGGGATGAGCGGACAGCATCCTATGCCGCAGAAGCCTATGCCAAAATCACCGGCCGTCCGGCGGTGCTTGAGGCCCCCAGCCCGGGTGTGACGCATTGCACCCCCGGCATGGCCGAGGCCTTCCTCAGCTCGGTGCCGATTATCTTTTTCAGCTCGGACATCCCGATCAATCAGGACAAGAGGCACGGATTGACGGGTCTCGACCAGACCGCACTCTATGATTCCGTCTCAAAGGAATCCTTCACGGTGACGACTGTGCGGGAAATCCCTTTTCTGATGCGCCGGGCCTTCCGTGTTGCCACGTCAGGCCGTCCCGCCCCGGTTCACATCCGGGTGCCCATCAACATCTTTAATGAAAAAGCCGAGGTTGATGATCTCTATGCCGAATCCGAATACGCATCCTACCCGGCACACCGCCCTGTTGCCGATCACGGCAAAATCAGTGCCGCCATCGATGTTCTGATCAAATCGGAAAAACCGGTCATTGTCTGCGGCCAGGGCGGGCTGATTTCAAAGGCGACGGATGCAATCCTTGCCCTTGCGGAACTGCTGCAAATCCCCGTGGCAACAACGACAGCGGGCAAGGGCACGATCCCTGAAACCCATCCGCTGTCCCTGCGCGTCATCGGCTCACGGGGAGGGATGCAGTATTCAAACGATTATGTCAAAGGCGCAGACACGGTGTTCTTTGTGGGGACAAACACGGATTCCAGCGGGACGAACCACTGGACACTCTATGGCGCCCCGGAGTCCAAGACCTTCATGCATCTGGACATCGCTGAAGCCCATATCGGCAACAACTTCCCGCTTGAAGTCGGCATGGTCGGTGATGCCAGGGCCACGATTGAGTATATGGTCGAACGCATCAGGGTGGAGCATCCGGATTTGAACCCTGAGCCCGTTGACCTCAACCCGGTGAAAAAGACGGCACTCGATGCGGTTTTCAATTCAAACATCAAAATGCCCAAGGGAACGCTTTCTCCGGTGAAACTGACCCAGGCCCTTGATGAAATTCTGCCCGATGATGCGATCGTCACAGCCGAGCCGGGCGTTGCGGCAATTTACCCCTCAGCGTTATTGTCGGTCAGAAAACCCGGCCGGAGATACATTACCAACTACTCCATGGGGGCACTGGGCTATTCCGTCCCCGCCGGTCTCGGAGCGCTCTATGCCGGTGACGGGCCGGTGGTCTCCTTCACCGGCGACGGCTCGATCGGGTTTGTCATCGGGGACATGGAGACGATCAAGCGCAGCGGGAAAAACATCACGATCATTCTGACGCGCAATGACACATTCGGGTGGATCCGCGG of the Parvularculales bacterium genome contains:
- a CDS encoding thiamine pyrophosphate-binding protein, which translates into the protein MKSDNTPDNTPDNTLGMKGGQVILKMLELHGVKHVFGLPGETTIGWYDRWKEHSDIEYVLTRDERTASYAAEAYAKITGRPAVLEAPSPGVTHCTPGMAEAFLSSVPIIFFSSDIPINQDKRHGLTGLDQTALYDSVSKESFTVTTVREIPFLMRRAFRVATSGRPAPVHIRVPINIFNEKAEVDDLYAESEYASYPAHRPVADHGKISAAIDVLIKSEKPVIVCGQGGLISKATDAILALAELLQIPVATTTAGKGTIPETHPLSLRVIGSRGGMQYSNDYVKGADTVFFVGTNTDSSGTNHWTLYGAPESKTFMHLDIAEAHIGNNFPLEVGMVGDARATIEYMVERIRVEHPDLNPEPVDLNPVKKTALDAVFNSNIKMPKGTLSPVKLTQALDEILPDDAIVTAEPGVAAIYPSALLSVRKPGRRYITNYSMGALGYSVPAGLGALYAGDGPVVSFTGDGSIGFVIGDMETIKRSGKNITIILTRNDTFGWIRGEAILLDDVNEPWVTDFNAVDYCMVAEGFGFEAVRITSESQIRETLERALANPGANFIEITVPSQDVIIPFVPSWVDVAKEKGLGYFY